One Selenomonadales bacterium DNA window includes the following coding sequences:
- a CDS encoding thioredoxin family protein has protein sequence MAMMKIDGMNFAEVIGGGQPVLVEFGAPWCVYCRRIEPVLKKVAEQYDGKLMVGAVDIDVSPKLAEEHGIELVPTLVLFKDGQALGDVVNPASKAQIDAWIRETVDVG, from the coding sequence ATGGCTATGATGAAGATAGATGGAATGAATTTTGCGGAAGTGATCGGTGGAGGGCAGCCTGTTTTGGTAGAGTTCGGAGCACCGTGGTGTGTATATTGTCGTCGTATTGAGCCTGTGCTGAAGAAGGTGGCGGAGCAGTATGACGGTAAGCTTATGGTAGGTGCAGTCGATATTGATGTGTCGCCGAAGCTTGCTGAGGAGCATGGAATCGAGTTGGTGCCGACGCTTGTGCTGTTCAAGGATGGGCAGGCGCTTGGTGATGTTGTCAATCCTGCGTCGAAGGCGCAGATCGATGCGTGGATCCGTGAAACGGTGGATGTTGGATAA